The following coding sequences are from one Chanos chanos chromosome 12, fChaCha1.1, whole genome shotgun sequence window:
- the ankrd28a gene encoding serine/threonine-protein phosphatase 6 regulatory ankyrin repeat subunit A isoform X1: MRSERMSRVCIVVLEEVDDDEPSPLHSKIRQDHVSQNSTPDTNTQEDKPSLLKAIFNVDPDEVRSLIFKKEDVNVQDNEKRTPLHAAAYLGDAEIIELLILSGARVNAKDNKWLTPLHRAVASCSEDAVQVLLKHSADVNARDKNWQTPLHIAAANKAVRCAEALVPLLSNVNVSDRAGRTALHHAAFSGHVEMVKLLLSRGANINAFDKKDRRAIHWAAYMGHMEVVKLLVSHGAEVTCKDKKAYTPLHAAASSGMISVVKYLLDLGVDINEANAYGNTPLHVACYNGQDVVVNELIESGANVNQVNERGFSPLHFTAASRQGALCLELLVGNGADVNIKSKDGKTPLHMAAIHGRFSRSQAVIQSGAEIDCEDKNGNSPLHIAARYGHELLINTLITNGADTAKRGIHGMFPLHLAALSGFSDCCRKLLSSGFDIDTPDDFGRTCLHAAAAGGNLDCLNLLLNTGADFNRKDRFGRTPLHYAAANCNYQCLFALVGSGASVNDLDMRGCTPLHYAAASDTDGKCLEYLLRNDANPGIRDKQGYNAVHYASAYGHRLCLELIASETPLDVLMETSGSDILNDTDGRAPISPLHLAAYHGHHQALEVLVQSLLDLDVRTAQGNTPLDLAALQGHVECVDVLINQGASILVKDYTQKRTPIHAAAMNGHSECLRLLIGNADQHMAVDIQDGNGQTPLMLSVLSGHTDCVYSLLNKGANVEAKDKWGRTALHRGAVTGSEACVEALLQHGASLLVRDNRGRTPLHLAAACGHVGVLGALLQTAQSLEKFPVLMDNRGYTPLHWACYNGHDTCVEVLLEHEVFHKMEGNSFSPLHCAVINDNEGAAEMLIDALGPAIVNATDSKSRTPLHAAAFTDHVECLQLLLGHNAHVNSIDAMGKTPLMMAAENGQTNAVEVLVSSAKADLTLQDANKNTALHLACSKGHETSALLILEKIVDRNLINSTNAALQTPLHVAARNGLTVVVQELLGKGASVLAVDENGYTPALACAPNKDVADCLALILATMMPVSPGSVGSIPGLTFNAINHYSSPSKAVTFDPLPVLRSEHASYCSFNSLGREDGLVVPDDELNDSDSETY; this comes from the exons ATGAGGTCGGAGCGAATGAGCCGAGTGTGCATCGTCGTGCTGGAGGAGGTGGACGACGATGAACCCTCTCCCCTGCATTCTAAAATCAGACAGGACCACGTTTCCCAGAATTCAACAcctgacacaaacactcaggAAGACAAG CCCTCACTGTTGAAAGCTATATTTAATGTGGATCCTGATGAAGTTCGTTCCCTCATATTTAAGAAAGAAGATGTCAATGTACAG GATAATGAAAAGAGGACTCCCCTGCATGCCGCCGCCTACTTGGGTGATGCCGAGATCATTGAGCTGCTGATTTTGTCAG GAGCTAGAGTAAATGCCAAAGACAATAAGTGGTTGACCCCTCTCCACCGGGCCGTGGCGTCATGCAGCGAG GATGCGGTTCAGGTGCTGCTGAAGCACTCTGCCGACGTGAACGCGCGGGATAAGAACTGGCAGACGCCCCTGCACATTGCTGCGGCCAATAAAGCCGTGCGCTGTGCCGAGGCGCTCGTCCCTCTGCTTAGCAACGTCAACGTGTCCGACCGGGCCGGACGCACGGCCCTGCACCACGCGGCCTTCAGCGGACACGTGGAG ATGGTGAAACTGCTGCTGTCCAGAGGGGCAAACATCAATGCTTTTGATAAGAAGGACAGAAGAGCAATCCACTGGGCTGCTTATATGG GTCACATGGAGGTGGTTAAGCTGCTGGTGTCCCATGGTGCAGAGGTGACATGTAAGGATAAGAAGGCATACACACCCCTCCACGCAGCAGCATCCAGTGGAATGATAAGCGTGGTGAAGTACCTGCTGGACCTGGGTGTGGAT ataaaCGAGGCAAACGCGTACGGTAACACGCCGCTGCACGTCGCCTGTTATAACGGCCAGGATGTGGTGGTGAATGAGCTCATAGAGTCAGGTGCCAACGTCAACCAGGTGAACGAGAGGGGCTTTTCGCCGCTGCACTTCACGGCCGCCTCCCGCCAAGGAGCACTGTGCCTAGAGCTATTAGTGGGAAATGGAGCTGACGTGAACATTAAG AGTAAAGATGGGAAAACCCCTCTACACATGGCTGCCATACACGGCAGATTCTCCCGATCTCAGGCCGTCATTCAAAGCG GGGCAGAGATAGACTGTGAAGATAAAAACGGAAATTCGCCACTGCACATAGCCGCGCGATACGGACACGAGCTGCTCATCAACACGCTCATCACCAACGGAGCCGACACAGCCAA GAGAGGAATCCATGGAATGTTTCCGCTACACCTGGCCGCACTCAGCGGGTTTTCTGACTGCTGCCGGAAACTTCTGTCTTCAG GGTTCGACATAGACACGCCTGATGATTTTGGGAGGACGTGTTTACATGCAGCAGCGGCAGGCGG GAACCTGGACTGTTTGAATCTTTTACTCAACACAGGAGCAGATTTCAATAGAAAGGACAGATTTGGGAG GACTCCGCTGCATTATGCGGCAGCTAACTGTAATTATCAGTGCCTGTTTGCCCTGGTGGGCTCTGGGGCAAGTGTGAATGACCTGGACATGAGGGGCTGTACCCCTCTCCACTATGCAGCTGCCTCTGACACAGATGGCAA GTGCCTGGAGTATCTGTTGAGGAACGATGCTAACCCAGGCATCCGAGACAAACAGGGCTACAACGCTGTCCACTATGCCTCAGCCTATGGGCACCGCCTCTGCCTGGAGCTG ATTGCTAGTGAGACACCGCTGGATGTG TTGATGGAGACCTCGGGCTCAGATATCTTAAACGATACAGACGGCCGAGCTCCCATCAGCCCTCTGCACTTAGCT GCGTATCATGGTCACCACCAGGCACTCGAGGTTCTGGTGCAGTCACTGCTGGACTTGGATGTGAGGACGGCTCAGGGAAACACGCCGCTTGACCTGGCTGCCTTGCAAGGCCACGTGGAGTGTGTGGACGTCCTCATAAACCAGGGAGCCTCTATACTGGTGAAGGACTACACACAGAAGAGAACACCCATTCATGCTGCAG CCATGAATGGACACTCAGAGTGCTTACGCCTGCTCATCGGTAATGCTGACCAGCACATGGCTGTGGACATTCAAGACGGAAATGGACA GACACCTTTGATGCTGTCAGTGCTGAGTggacacacagactgtgtttacTCCCTGCTCAATAAGGGCGCCAACGTGGAGGCCAAGGACAAATGGGGGAGGACGGCTTTACACCGTGGG gCTGTCACAGGAAGTGAGGCATGTGTGGAGGCTCTGCTACAGCATGGTGCTAGTCTCCTGGTACGGGACAACAGGGGGCGCACTCCCCTGCACTTGGCAGCTGCCTGTGGCCATGTCGGAGTGCTGGGGGCACTGTTACAAACGGCCCAGTCTCTGGAAAAGTTCCCTGTTCTCATGGATAACCGTGGCTACACCCCACTGCACTGGGCCTGCTACAATG GTCATGACACATGTGTCGAGGTGCTTTTAGAACATGAAGTATTCCACAAGATGGAAGGCAACTCCTTCAGTCCGCTCCACTGTGCTGT TATTAATGACAATGAGGGTGCTGCTGAGATGTTGATTGATGCACTGGGTCCTGCCATTGTCAACGCTACGGACTCCAAGTCCAG GACCCCTCTCCATGCTGCAGCTTTCACAGACCATGTAGAGTGTCTACAGCTGTTGTTGGGACACAATGCCCATGTCAACTCAATCGATGCTATGGGGAAAACACCACTCATGATGGCTGCTGAGAATGGCCAGACCAACGCCGTGG AGGTGTTGGTGAGCAGTGCAAAGGCAGACCTTACACTACAAGATGCCAACAAGAATACAGCCCTGCATCTGGCCTGTAGCAAG GGGCATGAAACCAGTGCCTTGTTGATTCTGGAGAAGATTGTGGACCGGAACCTGATCAACTCTACAAATGCAGCTCTACAGAC ACCTTTGCATGTTGCTGCTCGGAACGGCCTTACAGTGGTGGTGCAGGAGCTGCTGGGAAAAGGTGCCAGTGTCCTTGCCGTGGATGAGAATG gTTACACACCAGCCTTGGCTTGCGCTCCAAACAAAGATGTTGCTGACTGCCTTGCCCTCATCCTTGCCACCATGATGCCGGTTTCCCCTGGAAGTGTTGGTTCGATACCAGGCCTCACATTCAACGCCATTAACCACTATTCCAGCCCCTCAAAAGCAGTAACCTTCGACCCTTTACCTGTCCTGCGCTCTGAACATGCCTCCTACTGCAGCTTCAACAGCCTGGGTAGAGAGGACGGCCTGGTTGTGCCCGACGACGAGCTTAACGACTCAGACTCAGAAACCTACTGA
- the ankrd28a gene encoding serine/threonine-protein phosphatase 6 regulatory ankyrin repeat subunit A isoform X2, translating to MVVLKIRDQPSLLKAIFNVDPDEVRSLIFKKEDVNVQDNEKRTPLHAAAYLGDAEIIELLILSGARVNAKDNKWLTPLHRAVASCSEDAVQVLLKHSADVNARDKNWQTPLHIAAANKAVRCAEALVPLLSNVNVSDRAGRTALHHAAFSGHVEMVKLLLSRGANINAFDKKDRRAIHWAAYMGHMEVVKLLVSHGAEVTCKDKKAYTPLHAAASSGMISVVKYLLDLGVDINEANAYGNTPLHVACYNGQDVVVNELIESGANVNQVNERGFSPLHFTAASRQGALCLELLVGNGADVNIKSKDGKTPLHMAAIHGRFSRSQAVIQSGAEIDCEDKNGNSPLHIAARYGHELLINTLITNGADTAKRGIHGMFPLHLAALSGFSDCCRKLLSSGFDIDTPDDFGRTCLHAAAAGGNLDCLNLLLNTGADFNRKDRFGRTPLHYAAANCNYQCLFALVGSGASVNDLDMRGCTPLHYAAASDTDGKCLEYLLRNDANPGIRDKQGYNAVHYASAYGHRLCLELIASETPLDVLMETSGSDILNDTDGRAPISPLHLAAYHGHHQALEVLVQSLLDLDVRTAQGNTPLDLAALQGHVECVDVLINQGASILVKDYTQKRTPIHAAAMNGHSECLRLLIGNADQHMAVDIQDGNGQTPLMLSVLSGHTDCVYSLLNKGANVEAKDKWGRTALHRGAVTGSEACVEALLQHGASLLVRDNRGRTPLHLAAACGHVGVLGALLQTAQSLEKFPVLMDNRGYTPLHWACYNGHDTCVEVLLEHEVFHKMEGNSFSPLHCAVINDNEGAAEMLIDALGPAIVNATDSKSRTPLHAAAFTDHVECLQLLLGHNAHVNSIDAMGKTPLMMAAENGQTNAVEVLVSSAKADLTLQDANKNTALHLACSKGHETSALLILEKIVDRNLINSTNAALQTPLHVAARNGLTVVVQELLGKGASVLAVDENGYTPALACAPNKDVADCLALILATMMPVSPGSVGSIPGLTFNAINHYSSPSKAVTFDPLPVLRSEHASYCSFNSLGREDGLVVPDDELNDSDSETY from the exons ATGGTTGTTCTCAAAATCCGAGACCAG CCCTCACTGTTGAAAGCTATATTTAATGTGGATCCTGATGAAGTTCGTTCCCTCATATTTAAGAAAGAAGATGTCAATGTACAG GATAATGAAAAGAGGACTCCCCTGCATGCCGCCGCCTACTTGGGTGATGCCGAGATCATTGAGCTGCTGATTTTGTCAG GAGCTAGAGTAAATGCCAAAGACAATAAGTGGTTGACCCCTCTCCACCGGGCCGTGGCGTCATGCAGCGAG GATGCGGTTCAGGTGCTGCTGAAGCACTCTGCCGACGTGAACGCGCGGGATAAGAACTGGCAGACGCCCCTGCACATTGCTGCGGCCAATAAAGCCGTGCGCTGTGCCGAGGCGCTCGTCCCTCTGCTTAGCAACGTCAACGTGTCCGACCGGGCCGGACGCACGGCCCTGCACCACGCGGCCTTCAGCGGACACGTGGAG ATGGTGAAACTGCTGCTGTCCAGAGGGGCAAACATCAATGCTTTTGATAAGAAGGACAGAAGAGCAATCCACTGGGCTGCTTATATGG GTCACATGGAGGTGGTTAAGCTGCTGGTGTCCCATGGTGCAGAGGTGACATGTAAGGATAAGAAGGCATACACACCCCTCCACGCAGCAGCATCCAGTGGAATGATAAGCGTGGTGAAGTACCTGCTGGACCTGGGTGTGGAT ataaaCGAGGCAAACGCGTACGGTAACACGCCGCTGCACGTCGCCTGTTATAACGGCCAGGATGTGGTGGTGAATGAGCTCATAGAGTCAGGTGCCAACGTCAACCAGGTGAACGAGAGGGGCTTTTCGCCGCTGCACTTCACGGCCGCCTCCCGCCAAGGAGCACTGTGCCTAGAGCTATTAGTGGGAAATGGAGCTGACGTGAACATTAAG AGTAAAGATGGGAAAACCCCTCTACACATGGCTGCCATACACGGCAGATTCTCCCGATCTCAGGCCGTCATTCAAAGCG GGGCAGAGATAGACTGTGAAGATAAAAACGGAAATTCGCCACTGCACATAGCCGCGCGATACGGACACGAGCTGCTCATCAACACGCTCATCACCAACGGAGCCGACACAGCCAA GAGAGGAATCCATGGAATGTTTCCGCTACACCTGGCCGCACTCAGCGGGTTTTCTGACTGCTGCCGGAAACTTCTGTCTTCAG GGTTCGACATAGACACGCCTGATGATTTTGGGAGGACGTGTTTACATGCAGCAGCGGCAGGCGG GAACCTGGACTGTTTGAATCTTTTACTCAACACAGGAGCAGATTTCAATAGAAAGGACAGATTTGGGAG GACTCCGCTGCATTATGCGGCAGCTAACTGTAATTATCAGTGCCTGTTTGCCCTGGTGGGCTCTGGGGCAAGTGTGAATGACCTGGACATGAGGGGCTGTACCCCTCTCCACTATGCAGCTGCCTCTGACACAGATGGCAA GTGCCTGGAGTATCTGTTGAGGAACGATGCTAACCCAGGCATCCGAGACAAACAGGGCTACAACGCTGTCCACTATGCCTCAGCCTATGGGCACCGCCTCTGCCTGGAGCTG ATTGCTAGTGAGACACCGCTGGATGTG TTGATGGAGACCTCGGGCTCAGATATCTTAAACGATACAGACGGCCGAGCTCCCATCAGCCCTCTGCACTTAGCT GCGTATCATGGTCACCACCAGGCACTCGAGGTTCTGGTGCAGTCACTGCTGGACTTGGATGTGAGGACGGCTCAGGGAAACACGCCGCTTGACCTGGCTGCCTTGCAAGGCCACGTGGAGTGTGTGGACGTCCTCATAAACCAGGGAGCCTCTATACTGGTGAAGGACTACACACAGAAGAGAACACCCATTCATGCTGCAG CCATGAATGGACACTCAGAGTGCTTACGCCTGCTCATCGGTAATGCTGACCAGCACATGGCTGTGGACATTCAAGACGGAAATGGACA GACACCTTTGATGCTGTCAGTGCTGAGTggacacacagactgtgtttacTCCCTGCTCAATAAGGGCGCCAACGTGGAGGCCAAGGACAAATGGGGGAGGACGGCTTTACACCGTGGG gCTGTCACAGGAAGTGAGGCATGTGTGGAGGCTCTGCTACAGCATGGTGCTAGTCTCCTGGTACGGGACAACAGGGGGCGCACTCCCCTGCACTTGGCAGCTGCCTGTGGCCATGTCGGAGTGCTGGGGGCACTGTTACAAACGGCCCAGTCTCTGGAAAAGTTCCCTGTTCTCATGGATAACCGTGGCTACACCCCACTGCACTGGGCCTGCTACAATG GTCATGACACATGTGTCGAGGTGCTTTTAGAACATGAAGTATTCCACAAGATGGAAGGCAACTCCTTCAGTCCGCTCCACTGTGCTGT TATTAATGACAATGAGGGTGCTGCTGAGATGTTGATTGATGCACTGGGTCCTGCCATTGTCAACGCTACGGACTCCAAGTCCAG GACCCCTCTCCATGCTGCAGCTTTCACAGACCATGTAGAGTGTCTACAGCTGTTGTTGGGACACAATGCCCATGTCAACTCAATCGATGCTATGGGGAAAACACCACTCATGATGGCTGCTGAGAATGGCCAGACCAACGCCGTGG AGGTGTTGGTGAGCAGTGCAAAGGCAGACCTTACACTACAAGATGCCAACAAGAATACAGCCCTGCATCTGGCCTGTAGCAAG GGGCATGAAACCAGTGCCTTGTTGATTCTGGAGAAGATTGTGGACCGGAACCTGATCAACTCTACAAATGCAGCTCTACAGAC ACCTTTGCATGTTGCTGCTCGGAACGGCCTTACAGTGGTGGTGCAGGAGCTGCTGGGAAAAGGTGCCAGTGTCCTTGCCGTGGATGAGAATG gTTACACACCAGCCTTGGCTTGCGCTCCAAACAAAGATGTTGCTGACTGCCTTGCCCTCATCCTTGCCACCATGATGCCGGTTTCCCCTGGAAGTGTTGGTTCGATACCAGGCCTCACATTCAACGCCATTAACCACTATTCCAGCCCCTCAAAAGCAGTAACCTTCGACCCTTTACCTGTCCTGCGCTCTGAACATGCCTCCTACTGCAGCTTCAACAGCCTGGGTAGAGAGGACGGCCTGGTTGTGCCCGACGACGAGCTTAACGACTCAGACTCAGAAACCTACTGA